The genomic window CGTAGGTGAGACCCTTGCTTAGAAGCGAGTAGCTGGTGTAGCCGCTCGTATCCGTAACCCTAACTGGCAAAATTACACAGTTCCACGCCACGCTGGCCACACCGATCCCGTTATTCGCTATGGCGGCCGCTGTCCCGGCAACCTTGGTCCCATGCCCATAAACATCGCTTGTATCAGCATTATTATCATAGAAATTCCAGCCCTGAAGCAGCTTACCAGCCAAATCCGGATGTGATGGGTCAACACCGCTATCAAGTACAGCGACAACAATGCTTTGGCTTCCGGTTGAAACGTCCCAAGCGCCCGGAGCACCTATCGTTGGAAGATGCCACTGCTTAGAGTAATATGGGTCGTTAGGGGTCTGAGAAGGCTCGATTAAGCGGTTCTCCTCAACAAAATCAACCATGGGGTTCCTCATCAAAGCGGATTTAACGCGCTCCGCCGCCCCCTCCGGAACCGATATCACCAAGACGCTTATCTGCGGTATCTTATCGGTAACGCATGCGCCTATAGAGCGGAGCAAACCTTCGCCAGCATGCCTACAGACACCGGGCTTAAACCTCAACAGTAATTCAGCTCTGCTAGGTTTAGTGGAAACAACAAGCGTGGGAAGCATGGCTGAAAAGAGCAGCGGCAGCAAAACCACGATAAGCATTAATCTGCCGCTAAAACGAAAAATCATATCTAAATAATCAGCCTCCTATCGTAAATAGGCGAAAAATAAATTAAAATTTATGAAGAACAAATATTTACGAAGAAACTCTAAAAATAATTTATATTGACGACTGAAAATTAGAAATCTCTAACGATAATGTGCTGAAATAAAGCTGATAGAGAGAATCTGTATTTGAAGTTCCATTAGGCGGGTAAACCCTTCTTTAACCCCTCTATAGCCCTTAGAATCGCGTCCTCTCGGCCGAAACCCCCAGCCTTAGTTATCACCAGCCCCCCATCAAACCCGCCGCCCAATACGACACCATATGGGATTCCCGGCATAACCTCACCACAAACTCTAACTCCACACGCCCGTATATGCTTCATCACTCTTATGGCGGTATCTCCGCCCACAACTATTATTCCAGCAGCCTTAAACTCGCCAGAAACTTGGGTGGCAACCTCTCCTAACACGTCAGATATGGCCTTTGACATCCTAGTCTCTCCGAACCCAAGAGAAGCTGCCGCTCTACGAGCAATTAAAACATCCTCTTTCGATTCAACTCACATAGGCAATCTTAGAGTATCGCATGTGACGACCCATGTCTCCCTAAGGAACGCGTGCGACTTAATAAAGAGGGAGCGGGTCTACAAGGTGATAGTGTTAACAGATGGAGCCCTGAAAGACATGGGCGTGAAACATCCTAAAATAGCCGTAGCTGGCTTGAACCCGCATTGCGGTGAGGGAGGGCTTTTCGGAGACGAGGAGATTAAAGAGATTGCGCCCGCCGTTGAAATGGCAAAGAGAGACGGCATTAATGTTATCGGTCCACTGCCAGCTGACACGGTGTTTGTGAGAGCTATGGGTGGAGCTTTCGATGCTGTAGTAGCAATGTATCATGATCAGGGACATATACCGGTGAAGATGCTTGGCTTAAGGTGGGATGAGAAGAGGCAGGGGTGGACACGTGTTAGGGGTGTAAACCTTACAATAGGTTTACCGATAATACGCACGTCGGTGGATCATGGCACAGCATTCGGGAAAGCTGGGAAAGGAGAGGCGAACCCGCAAAGCATGATGGAGGCGATTAAAACAGCGGCGAAGATGGCGAGAAAACGCATTAATAAATCATCTTAATGTCTAATAAATCATCCGCGTATGAAAGAATGAGGCGTTCAGCCGATACTATCATGGAAAGATTGGTTTTATAGCTTTGGTTGGACAAGCTGCGACACATCTTAAGCAGTATATGCATTCTGGGTCAGTGATTTTCTCTCTAGGAGATTTTAGTATTGGAACCTTCATTGGACATTTCTCCTCGCATATGCGACATCCGATTTTTGTGCATCGTACTATATCCCTTCTCAAGCCTAGTAGGCTGAATCGGCTTACTAGCGCTAATAATGCTCCTTGAGGACACATGTATCTGCACCAGACTCTCGGAATATACGCCGCTAAAAATAGGATGGCGATCAGTATCACCAGTCTAACAATTAGGAGCGGCGTTATGGTAAAGTATTCAAGTCCAGAGTATATGGAGAGCGAAAGAGCGGATAGCAGTCTGGGGAGAACGGCGAAAAGCGTGTCGGATGGACTTAAAATGTTAAATGGTGCTTGAGCAAACAACCCTAACGTCTCCCTATATATTCTCCCGCTTTCGCTGAATTGTGCGAGAGATAATGAGGCGCTTATCAGCAAGGTTAAACCTAAGATAACGTATTTTATGCCTATAAAGCTTCTATGCGCTTCAGGCGACACCTTAAATCTCTTAGTTTCATGGATCGCCAGCATATCTTGAATCAAACCCATTGGGCATATCCATCCGCATAAAGCCCTGCCGGTTAAAACGCCGAACAATAATATTGAAGCTAGGGGTAACAGTGGGAATAAAGAATCATACATCATTTTCTGTAGAAGACTCATGGCTTCGCCAGCTATTTTAAAGGGTGAGCCGGATGGCAGCAGTATCGGCAATACTAGCGGAACAGCCAGTAAGCCAAATATGGCTGAGTTGAGAAGAATTAAAAAGAAGAATTGAACAATTCTCCTAGCGACCTCCAATAGGACAAGCCTAGATTTTAAGTTCGCGAGCCAAGCGTTTTTAAGGCCCCTCATAAACGACGACGCCTCAACATTCCATTTAAATCAAAGTATTCTAGGAAACCTTAATAACGGTTTTTAAACGCTCTCGTAGCCTGATGGACTAAAAATTCATAATTCCTATTTGTTCGATATTCTCATGGTTTTTAGCAAGGCAGATATAAGAGAGTATCTTCTCTAATCTAATGAGGTTAAGGTTTATAGTAAAGTTGGAGCGTTATTAGATGGTGAAAATCGCCATTATTGGCGCCGGAAGCCATGTGTTCTCCAGACGCCTCATAACCGACCTGCTATCCTATCCGGAGCTTAGGGAAAGCACTATAGCGCTAATGGATATTGATAGAGATAGGCTTGATCTCATAACCGCTTTCACTAAAAGGCTTATTGAACAGCGCGACTTCAAGACTAGGGTTGAGTCCACAACCGATAGGAGAGTTGCGCTCGATGGCGCCGACTACGTAATAGTCTCAATTAGAGTTGGAGGTCTTAAAGCGTATAGGCTTGACCTTGAGATCCCAGCGAAATACGGCGTCATTCAAGGTGTTGGAGATACCATCGGCCCCGGAGGAGTTTTTTATGGTTTACGCCACGTTCCAGCGATCCTAGACATATGCTATGATATGGAAGACCTATGCCCAGAAGCCCTACTCATAAACTACACGAATCCAATGGCTATAATATGCTGGGCAATAAACGATTATACGCGCATAAAAAGCGTCGGATTATGTCACAGCGTTCAAGGGACAGCTGCTGAGCTAGCGCGCTACCTAGGCGTTCCAGTCGATGAGCTCTCTTACTGGGTTGCAGGCATAAACCACATGGCCTGGTTCCTAGAACTTAAGTGGCGTGGAGTGGACGCGTACCCCATGCTTAGAGAGAAATTTAAGGATCCAAGCGTCTATATGAGGGATGATGCCCACTGGGCTGGGGCAGACATCGTTAGAGTTGAGATTTTTAAGGCGTTTGGATACTTTAACACCGAGTCCAGCCAGCATATGTCGGAGTATCTTCCATACTTTAGGAAGAGGCCCGATCTGTTCGAAAGGTTTAAGCTGGTTAATCCCTTAGAAAGATTGGATTCCATGGAGAGTAGGAGAGCAATGCAGGATGAGGAGCTGAGGAAGCTTCTCGCTGAGGGCTACAGGTTCCCCTTAGATAGAAGCCAAGAATACTGCTCACATATAATTCATTCTATTGAGACAGGCATCCCAAGGAGAATACATGGTAATGTTAAAAACAGTTGGCTTATAACGAACCTGCCATATGGATGCTGCGTTGAAGTCCCGTGTCTAGTCGATAGGGCTGGTATACATCCATGCTATGTGGGCGATCTACCCCCTCAATGCGCAGCACTAAACAGAACAAACATTAATGTTCAGGAGCTAGCCGTTAAAGCGGCTGTTGAAAAAGATAAAAGATTGGCGTTTCAAGCTATTCTTCTCGACCCGTTAACGAGCGCGATATTAACTATAGATGAGATAGAACATATGGTTGAAGAAATGTTCAGGGCAGAAGCAGAGTACTTGCCCGGCTTTAAATAAACCCTATTCTAGGGGAAGGAGCGATTAAAGATGGATGTAATTAAGGTGCCCGAAATAGACTTCGAGAAAACCATCAGTGAAATAGTTGATTTTATAAGGGGTGAGGTTGAGAAGGCAGGGGCAGCGGGGGTTGTTCTCGGCTTAAGCGGCGGCATAGACAGCAGTTTAACCGCGGCTTTATGTGTTCGAGCCTTAGGCGGAGATAAGGTTTTAGGCGTAATTATGCCTACCAGCTTCACTCCAAAAGAGGATCTGGAAGACGCGTTAGAGGTGTCTAGAAAGCTCAATATGAAGACGATTTTAGTTAACATTGACGACATATGTGAGACTATCGTGAAGGCTTTAAAAGTGAACCCGGATGATCCAAGGGTTAGGATGCCGCTGGCTAACGTGCGCGCCAGAGTTAGAATGTTGATACTGTATTTCTACGCGAACCTATACAACTATCTTGTTGTCGGAACAAGCGATAGAAGCGAGTATTTGATAGGCTATTTCACCAAGTACGGTGACGGCGCAGCCGACTTCTTTCCCATAAGGCATCTCTATAAGACGCAGGTTAGGGAGCTAGCAGCATATATGGGTTTGCCGGAGAGAGTTGTGAAGAAGCCTAGCAGCCCGCAGCTATATCCTGGGCATAAATTATTAGATGAGATACCAGCAGACTATTCGATAATAGACCCGATACTGGTTGGATTATTCGAGAAGAATCTTCCAGCGGATAAAGTCAGCGAGATACTTAACGTTCAACTTGAGATCGTTAATGATATAAAGCGTAGATACATGAAGAGTATGCATAAAAGGCTTACTCCGCCAATGATAGAGACTAAAAGATAAAATCGGAACCTTAATTTAATTAGGTTTAAAGACCTAGGAGTAGTTGAGGGAGATGTTATGAGGCTGGCGGATAGAATGAACATTATTAAGCCTTCTGGCACCATAGCGATGGCTGAGAAAGCCAGAGAACTGGCTAGAAGCGGAAAAAAGCTGTATAATCTTGATGTCGGCGAACCAGACTTCGATACGCCTGAGCATATAAAGAGGGCTGCGATAGAGGCTCTGGTGAGCGGCTTCACCCATTATACTTCAAGCCTCGGCATAATTGAGCTTAGAAGAGCCATTGCGGAATACCTAAAAGATAAGAAGGGCTTGGATGTTAACCCGGAGAAAGAAGTTATCGTGACCCCGGGAGCTAAGCACGCCATATACTGCGCCTGCATGGCCACCCTAAATCCCGGCGACGAGGTTCTCGTCTTAACCCCAACATGGCCTACGCACTTCACATGTGTTGAGGCTGCTGAAGCAAAAGTTGTTGAGGTTCCATGCGGCGAATCATATAGCCTAGATGAGGAGCTCCTTAAGCGAAGCATAGGCAATAAAACGAGGATGATAATTGTTAACTCACCGAACAATCCGACTGGCGGAGTTCTAAGCGTTAATGAACTTAAGGCTATTGCCGATTTAGCGGCCGACCACGATCTACTCGTCTTGTCAGATGAGATCTACGATGAAATAATCTACGATGGTTTTCAAACTAGGAGCATGGCGAGCTTCGATGAGATTAGAGAGAACGTAATTCTCGTAAATGGCTTCAGTAAAGCCTACGCTATGACTGGCTGGAGACTTGGCTACACTGTTGCAAACGAGACCATAATAGATGCCATGAATAGGATTCAGCAGGCTACAACCACTTGCCCAGCGAGCTTCGTGCAGAAAGCTGGTATAGCCGCCTTGAAGGGGCCGCAGGACTGCGTTAGAAAGATTATCGAGGAATTCGATAAAAGGAGAAGGTATGTTGTTAGGGCTCTCAACGAGATTCCAGAAGTGAGATGCGTCATGCCGAGGGGTGCATTCTATGTTTTTCCGCGCTTTCTTAGCGTTAACATGCCTAGCTTTGAGGTCAGCATGAGACTCCTTGAGGAGGAAGGAGTATCCACTACGCCTGGAAGCGTTTTCGGCTCGTGTGGTGAGGGCCATATTCGCATATCGTATGCCACGAGCCTCGAGGTAATTGTGGAGGCCGTGGAAAGGATTAAGAATTTCGTCAACAAATATTCAAACGTGAGGGTTGGTGATACAATTGTTTGATGGAAAATCCATAGAGGTTTTAAAGAGAATGGTTGAATCATTTGGCCCTTCAGGCTTCGAGAGGGAAACAGCTAGAATAATAAAGGATTACATGAAGGCATACTCGGACGAGATTCTAACTGATAAACTTGGCTCAGTAGTATTTGTCCGCAGAGGCGAGTTTGAAAGGCCTCATGTCCTCCTAGCAGCCCATATTGATGAGGTTGGATTCGTCGTCTCCGGCGTAGACGAGAACACTGGTTTTCTATCGTTTAACCCTCTTGGCGGATGGTGGGATCAAGTACTTTTATCGCAGAGAGTCGTTGTTAGAACTGAGAAGGGGGATCTTTATGGCGTTATAGCGGCTAAGCCCCCGCACTTATTGACCGATGAGGAGCGGCAGAAACCCGTTGACAGAAGAAACATGTATATTGATATAGGTGTGACCTCCGCTAAAGAGGCTTATGATATGGGAGTTAAGATCGGCGACCCGGTTGTTCCATGGTCGCCTTTCATGCTAATCAATAATGGTAGGGTTGCCATGGGTAAAGCCTTCGACGACAGGATAGGCGCCTTCGTGATGATGGAGACCATTCGAAGAATAAGGGAGAGCGGAATAAGCCACCCAAACACAATTTATGGTGCTGCGACGGTTCAAGAGGAAGTCGGAGCTAGAGGCGCGCAGACGGTCTCCCATATAGTTGACCCCGATGTTGCGCTCGTGATTGAGGTTGATATAGCTGGAGACGTTCCGGGAATAAAGCCTAATGAAGCCCCAACAAAGATGGGGAAGGGCCCAGCCCTATGCACGTATGATAGTAGCATGATTCCGAATCAGCCTCTGAAAGAATTCGTTATCAAGGTAGCTAGGGAGACTGGAATACCGTTGCAGTTATCTCAAATTGCTAGGGGCGGAACTGATGCTGGCAGAATCCATATTAGTAGGGCTGGATGCCCCAGCGTTGTTATAGGCATACCCACTAGGCACATACATAGCCACGTCGGGCTCATGAACATGGACGATGCTGAGAACGCTGTTAAACTTATGATCGAGCTTATAAGAAGGCTTGATAGAGAAAGAGTTGAGAGCTTTACAGCCGTATAAATTTGAGGGGTTAAAAGAAATGATTGCTGAAGAGAAAATTATTGATGGCTTTAGGGTTAAGGTTGCGTCAATAGGCGACATGCTTATTGGAGCTGCCTGCGATATAGGTCCAAGAATAATTTATCTCGCTAGTGTTAAGAGACCGGAATTGAATCTTTTCGGGGTTCTTCCAAACGCGGGGGTAGAGACATCTGAAGGGTTCTGGAGAATTTATGGCGGCCATAGGCTTTGGGCTGCCCCTGAGGCTAAGCCCCGCTCATATTCACTTGACAATCAGCCAGTAAATATAGAAACTGATTCCGACTCGCTGACAGTTCACGGAAACCCGGAGGAGAAAAACTCCATACAGAAGGAGATTACCGTAAAAGCGAACCCGGATGGAGGCGTTCAAGTAGTTCACAGGATTAGAAATATTGGCCGCTGGCCGATTAGGCTAGCGTGCTGGGCTCTCTCAGTGATGCGGAGAAACGGCTTCGCAATAGTGCCCATCAAACCCATGAAGGTTGACGCTGAGGGACTACTGCCAGATAGGCACATCTCAATCTGGCCTTACACAAATATAGCGGATAAGAGGCTCGTGTTAACGAGCGAGTACATATTTGTTAAGCAGGATCCTAAAGCCGCTGGACCGCTTAAAATCGGCGCAAAAGCCAACCCTAATTGGGCAGCTTATTGGGTTGAGGGAATGCTGTTTCTCAAACAATTTAATTATGAGGGTGGAGCGGAGTATCCGGACTTCGGCTGCAGTGTCGAGGTTTACACAAACCCTGATATGCTTGAGCTCGAAACTCTTGGGCCGCTTAAAACCGTTGAGCCGTCCGGCGTGATTGAGCATGTGGAGGTTTGGAGAGTCTCAAACGTTGGGAAGATTAAAATGAAGCCGGAAAATATTAGGGAGAAAATTGAGCCATTAATAAAAGTTTAACTAAAACTGAACCCTTTTTCCCCGTCTACCCCGTCCACTCTATATTCTTTTCGGATATCTCTTTCCAGCATTCATTGCATATTGGCAGAAAACGCCCATTATAGTAGATACTTAATTTAATGTCGGTTCTCCTGCAATTCGGCTTCCACGGATTCATGCAGTGCGAACCGTCCGGTGATTTAGGTTCTGATAGGCTTCCGGGTAATCGACAGGCTCGCTCGTTTGGCGCCCTATTTTCCCGACCTAGGCTTAAACCCGAGCTAACATGGTTCTTTCGCTTTTTTAACGAAGTATTAGCCTTTAGATTCACGTGGTTTTTAATAGTCTTCACTGTTTTATTGGTGAGAACGCCGATAGATCTTACGCCTAGCTCTATAGTTGCGCTCATGCTCCGCCAAGTCTCTTCATCTATATCGCCGACTAGATTCTTAAACCTGAGGTCAACTAGTAGGCTTTCTAAAACTCTCGCCTCTTCAGATGCCATAGCCTCCCAGAACTTTACGCTTTCCTCGATTTTCTCCTTCAGGTTTACGGCCACCGTCTCTATCTCAGCCGCTATTCCGTCAAGCACATTAAACGTCCCCTGAGAAACCTTGCCTTCACCTAGCAGAAGTTTCAGGGTCTCCCTCTTACGCTTTAATGATGCGATCTCGAGGTTTAGCTCCTCAAGAATCTTTGTGAAAGACATTCCTCATCGGAAAAATGAATTGTTAAGTTAAAAATTAAATTATTTAAATATGCCAGTATATCCCACAATATTTGCGTCAGCCCTTAAGCCAAAAATAGCCCCGCGCCTTTTTAAGAAAAAATGCAACTTTTACCTGCAGGGAGGATAAGAGTCGAACTTAACGCTGACAAAAATTTTACCTTACCCACTGAATATATATGGGTCGAATGATTTTCACGGCGTTAATAACCCAAATATTTAGACGTCGAAGTGGAAAAGCAAAAAATAGGGGGAAGCAGCAAAAATAATCTACTTGCAGGTTGACGGAGTGATGCACCTAATGTCTGCGCCCGTTAGAATCGGAATAGTTGGTTGTGGCAGCATTAGTTGGGAGCATGTTAGGCGACTTAGCCTGCTAAGTAGGAATGAGACTCAAGTATCCGCTTTATGCGATGTTGACCAGCAAAGAGCCAGGAACCTCGCCGAGTACGTGAATATTTACAGGAACCTTGCTCCTGAACCACTAGGCTCAGAGAGCATCTTTGAAGACTATGATGATATGCTTGAAAAAACCGACTTAGATGCCGTAATTATCTGCACACCCCATAACCTACATTATGAACAGACAATTAAGGCTTTTAGGCGAAACTTACATGTGCTCGTTGAGAAGCCTATGGCGGTTTCAGTTAAAGAGACTGAGGAGATGGTGAATGAGGCGTCGAAGCGAAAACTCGTTTTAACCGTTGGATACCAGAGGCACTGTCAACCCGAATACTTCTATGCTAGAAACAAGATTTTAAGCGGCGAATTAGGCGAGCCGCATATGATAGTTGGCTGGCTGGTTCAGAATCTTGTAGCCGCCGGAAGATTTTATCTAGATCCAAAAGCATCTGGTGGGGGTCAGATTAAGGCGTCTGGAACCCACCTTATAGACATAATTCTATGGATAACCGATTTAGAGCCTGTTAGAGTTAAGGCGTTTATGGATAGGGCTGGGTTACCCGTCGACATTTACGCCGTTTTAGCGGTTGAATTATCTAATGGCGCGTTTGCTTCAATAGCTATATCTGGGGGTCATCCGAGACCGCATATGGGTGTAACGGATGAGGTTAGGGTTTGGTGCTCTGGGGGAGCCATACACATAGTGGATGGGTCGGTCTACGTTGAGGATTCAGATTCGAACGTAACGAGAATCGATAGGGGAAAACTCCCAAAAACAAGTCCAAACCCAGATGTAAACTTCGTAAGAACAATATTGGGTAAAGAGGAAAACCTTATACCCGGTATATGCGGGTTGAGGGCAACAAAGCTTGAGGAAATGGCTTACATCGATGTTGGTCAGCCGATTCCAAGCAAACTTAAAAGGCTCTAGGTTACGGAATATCAGAAACCCCTAGTTTTCTCGCTAAATTTTTTATTTCCTCCCAAGTCTTCTCCGGCACATATATGCCCTCTCTAAGCCTAATCTTCTCAGTTAAATGTTCTGGCTCGCCGGGCACAAGTATCTCCTTGAAGCCAGGTCTAGGCTTAGAGCTCTTTATCACTCTTATTAAATTGCTGACTTTTTTCTTAAAATCTTCAAGAGACATGAATTTCTCAACGTTTATGACCTCAAAGAAAACACCGTTTCCTCTCTTATCTTCTTCGTATGCGCAGCCAGCGCTAGTCAATATTCCGCTTAAGATTTCGACAGCTAATCCCAGCCCAAATCCCTTGTGACCGTGCTCGTCTCCACCTAAAGGCAGTAACGCTCCACCATCGTAGAGATCTTTTGGATCGTTGCTTGGATTACCATTCTTATCAACTATCCATCCATAAGGTATTTTCTCACCTTTATGAAGCGCTACCCTAACCTTTCCTTCGGCAACAACGCTAGTAGCCACATCTATAACAAGCGGGAAATCCAAATATGAGGGGAAAGCGAAGCACATAGGCCCTGTCGAAAGCAGCCTTTCCCTACCGCCAAATGGGGCAACAAACTTAGTTGAATTGACCATCACTATGCCTATCATATCTTTCTCAGAAGCCATTATCGCGTAGTCGGCAAGCCTGCCGATATGATTACAGTTGAAAACGCAGACAATGCTTACAGCGTTTTTCCTAGCTTTCTCTACAGCTAGATCCATAGCCCTTTTGGCCACAACTTGACCAAAACCCCAGTTACCGTTCAAAATAGCCGTGGACGAGGTTTCCTTAACAATCTCAATGTTAGCCCCCGGTTTTATGGATCCCTTCTCGATCTCGTTTATATATTGTATTACGCGGATAATACCGTGGGAATCATGGCCAACCAAGTTGGATTTTACGAGCAATTCTGAAACTAAACGAGCCTCTTCCAGAGGCACACCCGCGGCCAAAAATATTTTTGTCCCAACATCTATTAATTGGTTAGCGTGAAATATCGGCATAATCAGCTCCTCCAGGTTTAACCATTGTAGAAATTATAATCTTTCCACTTCTTGCTATAAAAGTTATGTTTTTTCAGCCTCCAGCTTTTTCTTCAGTTCCTCTGGAACAATAAAGCCCACCAACCCTCTCTTCGAAAGCTGGTTGAAGTAAGCGTTTAACGAGATTTCAGCCTCCTCAGGCAAAATCTTATACTTTTCAACCAAGTAGTTAGCTATGTCGCCTATAGTCCTCTCCCCATCGCATAATTCCCAAACGATTGAACCCACCTTATCCAGACTTATCACTCTTTCCTCAGGTTCGGGAGGAAAAAGTCTATCTAATATTCCTTTCTTCGTTTTGCTCTGAGTCTGAGAGGGCAGTCTCAGCGGAACTTTTATTTTCACTTCCCTTGTTTTCTTATCTTTCTCCCATTTTAAAGCCGGGTTTCTAACAGGTTTAACCTGCAGGAAATAGCTTCTAGGTATTTGCAGCCCCTCTTCCTTCCTTCTTCTTCTGAATAATCTACCGAACACCATTTTGCATCTCTCAAAAAATAGGAAGCTTCTCCTACTTAAATCAATTATTCTCCTTTCTTCTTCAGGAATTTTGGGATCGGAACCGTTAAGAAAACCGAGAAGAATAAATTAATGGGAGAAAGAGGTGTTGAATGCTTGAGTCTAAAAGATATCCTCAGTAAAATAAGAGATGATAGCCTAAGAAAAGACGAAGTGCGCCAAGAGGTTCAAACAGCCGTTAGGAGAACGACTAGATTATCCAAACAGGCAATTTTCCTAATTCATAAAGGAGTGATTGATGGTGCAGAATCTCTCTTGGAAGAAGCCCGCTTAAACCTCGATAAAATAAAGTCGATTTCAGAGACGTATCCGGAACTATTTTTCGCTGGCCTCGTAGACTCGGCCTTCGAAGAGTATTCTGAGGCGCACATACTTTTAAAGCTCGTTAAGGATGGGGTTTTCGTTAAGCCGGAAGAGATAGAGGTTTCGGGGGAGTCTTATGTTCTAGGTTTGGCGGATGTTATAGGCGAGTTGAGGCGAAGATCCCTAGACCTAATAAGGCGAGGCGACGTTGAGGGGGCTGAAGAATGCTTAACGCTCATGGAGAACATTTATAATGAGATAATAGGCTGTGATGAGCTGCTGATTTTGGTCTCTGGGCTTAGAAGGAAATGCGACATTGCTAGGAGAGTAATTGAAGCAACGAGAGGCGATATAACTGCAGAGGTTAGAAGGACTGTGCTTAATAACACGATGAGGGAGTTCCAGAAAATCCTGGAAACCGTGATGGATCGTGAGAGACAATAATTTGACGGTTTACCAAGATCTCCTTAAAAACATTAGTTTCTCGGTGGAAAAAGCTAGGAAACTGCAATTGCTTCTCTCAAAAAAGGTTATTGTGCAGGACCGCGTAAATACGCCCATTAAGTACGTTGCTGGGGTTGACGTCGCATATCATGACAAATTATCTATTGGAGCGGTGGCTGTTTTCGAGTATGCTTCGCTTAGACCAGTAGAGCTTAAGCTGGCTAGGGTTGAAACCCGCTTCCCATACATACCAACGCTCTTATCTTTCAGAGAGGTTCCCGCAGCAGCCTCAGCGATAAAGAAGCTGGACGTTAAACCCGATGTTTTTCTGGTTGATGGGCAGGGGGTCGCGCATCCCTACCGCTTTGGACTTGCAAGCCATTTAGGAGTGGTATTAGATTTATGCACAATAGGTGTTGCGAAGAGCCTTTTATGCGGAGAAGTAATTGAGTCAGAAAACTCTTATTGGAAACCCATAGTTCATGAGGGTGAGATCGTTGGTGGAGCAGTGTTCACAAAACCTAATGCAAAACCAGTTTATGTTAGTGTTGGACACAAAATCTCTTTGGAAAGTGCGGTGAAAGTGGTTTTAGCATGCTTAAAAAAACATAGGCTACCGGAGCCGCTCCACGAAGCGCATGTTGCCGCTCAAAGGGCTAAAAGAGAAATTAAAAGATCCTTATAAGATAAATAATCATATATGGGGGCTCCTGATTGAAAGCAGAGTTAGATCCGAGAATAAGAAGAGCCGTGAATAGGATTAAGGATAAGTCTTTGAGAAGGAAGATTTTAGATTTTTTAAGCGATTTGTCGGTGGAGGTTGAAGGCAAACAGTATTCCGGGCTTCCATTGGACGATGCCCCTGCAAGCAGATCCTACCATCATAGCCATCCGGGTGGGCTAGTCGACCATATACTGTCAACGATAAATATTGCCCTAGCTCTCTGCGGCTCGATTGAGAAAGTATATGGGGGGAAAGTCGACAGGGATCTGGTCATAGGTGGAGTCATATTGCATGA from Candidatus Bathyarchaeia archaeon includes these protein-coding regions:
- a CDS encoding PqqD family protein, encoding MVFGRLFRRRRKEEGLQIPRSYFLQVKPVRNPALKWEKDKKTREVKIKVPLRLPSQTQSKTKKGILDRLFPPEPEERVISLDKVGSIVWELCDGERTIGDIANYLVEKYKILPEEAEISLNAYFNQLSKRGLVGFIVPEELKKKLEAEKT
- the nfi gene encoding deoxyribonuclease V (cleaves DNA at apurinic or apyrimidinic sites); this encodes MTVYQDLLKNISFSVEKARKLQLLLSKKVIVQDRVNTPIKYVAGVDVAYHDKLSIGAVAVFEYASLRPVELKLARVETRFPYIPTLLSFREVPAAASAIKKLDVKPDVFLVDGQGVAHPYRFGLASHLGVVLDLCTIGVAKSLLCGEVIESENSYWKPIVHEGEIVGGAVFTKPNAKPVYVSVGHKISLESAVKVVLACLKKHRLPEPLHEAHVAAQRAKREIKRSL
- a CDS encoding Gfo/Idh/MocA family oxidoreductase, whose protein sequence is MSAPVRIGIVGCGSISWEHVRRLSLLSRNETQVSALCDVDQQRARNLAEYVNIYRNLAPEPLGSESIFEDYDDMLEKTDLDAVIICTPHNLHYEQTIKAFRRNLHVLVEKPMAVSVKETEEMVNEASKRKLVLTVGYQRHCQPEYFYARNKILSGELGEPHMIVGWLVQNLVAAGRFYLDPKASGGGQIKASGTHLIDIILWITDLEPVRVKAFMDRAGLPVDIYAVLAVELSNGAFASIAISGGHPRPHMGVTDEVRVWCSGGAIHIVDGSVYVEDSDSNVTRIDRGKLPKTSPNPDVNFVRTILGKEENLIPGICGLRATKLEEMAYIDVGQPIPSKLKRL
- a CDS encoding translin family protein → MSLKDILSKIRDDSLRKDEVRQEVQTAVRRTTRLSKQAIFLIHKGVIDGAESLLEEARLNLDKIKSISETYPELFFAGLVDSAFEEYSEAHILLKLVKDGVFVKPEEIEVSGESYVLGLADVIGELRRRSLDLIRRGDVEGAEECLTLMENIYNEIIGCDELLILVSGLRRKCDIARRVIEATRGDITAEVRRTVLNNTMREFQKILETVMDRERQ
- a CDS encoding Ldh family oxidoreductase gives rise to the protein MPIFHANQLIDVGTKIFLAAGVPLEEARLVSELLVKSNLVGHDSHGIIRVIQYINEIEKGSIKPGANIEIVKETSSTAILNGNWGFGQVVAKRAMDLAVEKARKNAVSIVCVFNCNHIGRLADYAIMASEKDMIGIVMVNSTKFVAPFGGRERLLSTGPMCFAFPSYLDFPLVIDVATSVVAEGKVRVALHKGEKIPYGWIVDKNGNPSNDPKDLYDGGALLPLGGDEHGHKGFGLGLAVEILSGILTSAGCAYEEDKRGNGVFFEVINVEKFMSLEDFKKKVSNLIRVIKSSKPRPGFKEILVPGEPEHLTEKIRLREGIYVPEKTWEEIKNLARKLGVSDIP